The following are encoded in a window of Gossypium raimondii isolate GPD5lz chromosome 13, ASM2569854v1, whole genome shotgun sequence genomic DNA:
- the LOC105783041 gene encoding uncharacterized protein LOC105783041 isoform X1: MDSPNPPSMRVLTRPPPSPVPTSSPSSSSSNPPPPTPSFPRSLDGVVVVGFVSRRPDDSSQLINRVVDSNVFGSGQMDRVLSIDKDELKDWFKYRRISYFHEEDKGILFLQFSSNGCPVFDGSLSSGSDFDGVLEEREFGDLQGLLFMFSVCHIIIYIQEGSCFDTQNLKKFRVLQAAKHALIPYVKSQTTPPLPSRPHSSSSSRPLTTATAANTSPGRSGGMLGRNASAISVMLGLGSHTSLFPGQCTPVMLFVFVDDFSDVPNSSANSSEESVKAPSLNHASSSSSLAKPALPMKGSASVVMLARPASKSEGGFRKKLQSSLEAQIRFLIKKCRTLSGSEGSHGGSRSGSVSNSAPLFSLDASRAVVLLDKSTCKRRESLEFAIGLVEDVLNGKATSDSFLLETHSQSSNKEDLSSLKEFIYRQSDILRGRGGLVANTNSGPAAGVGMVAVAAAAAAASTASAASAKTLTTPELPTLDIWLSSSQLILHGLLSAKRRCIDETEIGKRKPRRGTIAGQSEGLASRSSESLDIAVSWLESGKGLNTKFSSLWCERALPAAKDIYLKDLPACYPTSQHEAHLQKALHAFHSMVRGPAVELFAKKLEEECTSMWESGRQLCDAVSLTGKPCLHQRHDLQTDELPSGTLTKRHSSGYVFLHACACGRTRRLRSDPFDFESANITSNCFPDCDKLLLALQLPEVSSKGPIQSYSWSLIRIGSSRYYEPSKGLLQSGFSATEKFLLKWKILLEKQKTPNGLSTRTMQLGSVGRSSSDSKPEFNADAQLKKASSTEFCSGEIETAVENPRKPLEISKFNGNKISFGRGLPNFTMKKPFSEVVAGSAATDSGFPPLQQRKQPLSGSEKGIKKNKASALSLEGAHATVAQGSQKPVKMSVMQNMNQVSSDGSTAADSDPFLRIGSNFVPVNVSNDEKAKPNSDTKYVMAYVGFEHECPHGHRFLLNPEHLNQLGPSYSLFEESHTACSVEASDHTLADSSKLRKNGGQGKVNLNTNGVIAAATPVNKVKNKDEAKKVVANSNVFKDGLTQLSMPEDHNKTPVNAAGVPVAGKDLEKGFHAVSLDDSGSAFSMLNRDLPIYLKCPHCRSSRNKKEPPKVKFAGTISQLQRIFVVTPPFPVVLATCPVIQFKASCLPATVPDREQKLQFSLGCKVLLPPESFLILRLPFMYGVELDDKSVHSLNPFEDKPEVTGWVVMGTTLQLMSKGSGLNEGFYK; the protein is encoded by the exons ATGGACTCTCCTAACCCGCCTTCAATGCGGGTTTTGACCCGCCCACCTCCGTCACCTGTACCCACTTCTTCTCCTTCGTCTTCTTCTTCGAATCCCCCGCCTCCAACGCCGTCATTTCCCCGTTCTCTCGACGGCGTCGTGGTGGTGGGCTTCGTATCTCGGAGACCCGACGACTCTTCCCAGCTCATTAACCGGGTTGTAGACTCCAACGTGTTCGGGTCAGGTCAGATGGACCGGGTTTTGTCTATCGACAAGGATGAACTTAAGGATTGGTTTAAGTATAGGAGAATTAGTTACTTTCATGAGGAAGATAAAGGGATTTTGTTCTTACAGTTTTCTTCAAATGGGTGCCCGGTTTTTGATGGGTCATTGAGTTCCGGGTCGGATTTTGATGGGGTTTTGGAGGAACGGGAGTTCGGGGATCTTCAAGGCTTGCTTTTTATGTTCTCT GTCTGccatataatcatatatattcagGAGGGATCTTGCTTtgatactcaaaatttgaaaaaatttcgggTGTTGCAAGCTGCTAAGCATGCATTAATCCCATATGTGAAATCTCAAACAACACCACCATTGCCGTCAAGGCCTCATTCTTCTTCGTCTTCTCGCCCTTTGACAACAGCAACTGCTGCCAACACTTCTCCAGGTAGAAGTGGTGGCATGTTGGGACGAAATGCTTCAGCTATCTCTGTCATGTTAGGTTTAGGTTCCCATACTTCTTTGTTTCCAGGTCAGTGTACTCCAGTGATGctatttgtttttgttgatgACTTCTCTGATGTACCAAATTCTAGTGCTAATAGTAGTGAAGAGTCAGTAAAGGCACCCTCACTTAATCATGCTTCTAGTTCAAGCAGTTTAGCAAAGCCAGCCTTGCCTATGAAAGGTTCTGCTTCTGTAGTAATGTTAGCACGTCCTGCAAGTAAATCGGAAGGTGGATTTCGGAAGAAACTGCAGTCATCCCTTGAGGCACAGATCCgctttttaattaagaaatgtcGAACACTCTCAGGTTCAGAAGGCAGCCATGGTGGGTCAAGAAGTGGGAGTGTTTCAAATTCAGCTCCTCTATTTTCTCTTGATGCATCTAGGGCTGTTGTACTTCTTGACAAGTCAACATGTAAGAGAAGGGAATCTCTGGAGTTCGCCATTGGTCTTGTGGAAGATGTTTTGAATGGAAAAGCAACGTCAGATTCGTTTTTGCTCGAAACTCATAGTCAGAGTTCAAACAAAGAGGATCTATCATCTTTGAAGGAATTTATCTACAGGCAGTCAGATATTTTGAGGGGAAGAGGGGGACTGGTTGCTAACACCAACAGTGGCCCTGCTGCTGGTGTTGGTATGGTGGCTGTTGCTGCCGCTGCCGCCGCTGCCTCAACTGCCTCAGCCGCCTCTGCGAAGACTTTGACCACCCCTGAACTCCCAACTTTAGATATATGGCTGTCTTCTAGTCAGCTTATTCTACATGGGCTGCTCTCTGCAAAGCGTAGGTGTATAGATGAAactgaaattggtaaaagaaaacCTCGTCGAGGTACCATTGCTGGGCAGAGTGAAGGGCTTGCTTCTAGAAGCAGTGAATCTCTAGATATTGCAGTATCATGGTTGGAAAGTGGTAAAGGGCTTAACACAAAGTTCTCTAGTTTGTGGTGTGAAAGGGCCCTTCCAGCTGCAAAAGATATTTATTTGAAAGACTTGCCTGCTTGTTATCCCACATCACAGCATGAAGCTCATTTACAGAAGGCTTTGCATGCTTTTCACTCGATGGTCAGGGGACCTGCAGTGGAACTTTTTGCAAAGAAGCTGGAGGAAGAATGCACGTCAATGTGGGAATCTGGAAGGCAACTTTGTGATGCTGTTAGTTTGACTGGAAAACCATGTTTGCACCAAAGACATGATCTTCAGACCGATGAGTTGCCTTCAGGAACTTTGACGAAGCGTCATTCAAGTGGATATGTCTTTCTTCATGCTTGTGCTTGTGGTCGAACACGGCGATTGCGGTCTGATCCTTTTGATTTTGAATCGGCAAACATTACCTCCAATTGCTTTCCTGATTGTGATAAGCTTCTGTTAGCGCTCCAGCTACCAGAAGTAAGCAGCAAAGGACCAATTCAGTCATATTCTTGGAGTTTGATTCGTATTGGCAGTTCAAGGTACTATGAACCTTCTAAAGGCTTACTTCAGAGTGGGTTCAGTGCCACTGAGAAGTTCCTTTTAAAGTGGAAAATACTTTTAGAGAAACAGAAAACCCCAAATGGCTTATCAACAAGAACTATGCAACTAGGTTCTGTGGGTAGGTCAAGCAGCGATTCTAAGCCTGAGTTCAATGCTGATGCTCAGTTAAAGAAGGCTAGTTCCACAGAGTTCTGTTCTGGAGAAATCGAGACTGCTGTTGAAAATCCAAGAAAACCCTTGGAAATCAGCAAGTTCAATGGTAACAAGATCAGTTTTGGTAGAGGCCTTCCCAATTTCACAATGAAAAAACCTTTTTCAGAAGTTGTTGCTGGATCAGCAGCTACAGATTCAGGATTCCCTCCTCTTCAGCAGAGGAAACAACCTTTATCGGGGtcagaaaaaggaataaagaaaaataaggcAAGTGCACTGAGTTTGGAAGGGGCTCATGCAACTGTTGCTCAAGGATCTCAAAAACCTGTAAAGATGTCTGTTATGCAAAACATGAATCAAGTAAGTTCTGATGGTAGCACAGCTGCAGATAGTGACCCTTTTCTACGAATAGGCAGTAATTTTGTTCCTGTGAATGTGAGCAATGATGAGAAGGCAAAACCAAACTCAGACACGAAGTATGTGATGGCATATGTTGGTTTTGAGcacgaatgcccacatggccatCGTTTCTTATTGAACCCAGAGCATCTCAATCAACTTGGGCCTTCATATTCATTGTTTGAAGAATCTCATACCGCTTGTTCGGTGGAAGCTTCAGACCATACATTGGCAGATTCTTCAAAGTTGAGGAAGAATGGTGGGCAGGGTAAAGTTAATCTGAATACAAATGGTGTTATTGCTGCTGCTACTCCTGTAAACAAGGTGAAAAACAAGGATGAGGCAAAAAAGGTGGTAGCAAATAGTAATGTCTTTAAAGATGGGCTGACACAGCTTTCTATGCCTGAGGACCATAATAAGACACCTGTGAATGCAGCAGGTGTGCCTGTCGCTGGAAAAGACCTTGAAAAAGGCTTCCATGCTGTTAGCCTTGATGATAGTGGATCCGCTTTCTCCATGTTGAATAGAGATTTACCAATATACCTGAAGTGTCCGCACTGCAGGTCTTCCAGGAACAAAAAGGAACCACCTAAGGTTAAGTTTGCTGGCACAATATCACAGCTTCAGAGAATTTTTGTG GTCACACCTCCCTTTCCTGTTGTTCTGGCAACTTGTCCAGTTATACAATTTAAG GCATCTTGCTTGCCCGCAACGGTTCCAGACCGTGAGCAAAAGTTGCAGTTCAGCCTTGGATGTAAAGTGCTCTTACCACCCGAGAGTTTTCTAATACTGAGACTGCCATTTATGTATGGTGTAGAACTGGATGATAAAAGTGTGCATTCTCTGAATCCCTTTGAAGATAAACCCGAAGTTACTGGTTGGGTTGTTATGGGCACAACATTGCAACTTATGTCCAAAGGAAGTGGTCTCAATGAGGGATTTTATAAATAG
- the LOC105784402 gene encoding uncharacterized protein LOC105784402, translating into MDYSLAALKLLCGQLKDARGTPSQSALTLGGILFQRVWLQGVLVSNDDEDCLLLDDSTGIVELNLSGDFRQRQWKTGMYVMVVGGYFVRTGDIPVIKVHKIVDLSPFPDREAMWYLEVLEAYKLFYQPLIEEFI; encoded by the exons ATGGACTATAGTTTAGCAGCGCTGAAACTGCTATGCGGTCAACTAAAAGACGCTCGAGGAACACCTTCACAAAGCGCCTTAACCCTTGGCGGCATCCTCTTTCAACGTGTCTGGCTTCAG GGCGTTTTGGTTTCAAACGACGACGAAGATTGCCTGCTTCTCGACGATAGCACCGGCATCGTCGAGCTTAACCTCTCCGGTGATTTCCGTCAACGTCAATGGAAAAcag gGATGTATGTAATGGTGGTGGGAGGATACTTTGTCCGTACAGGTGATATTCCTGTTATTAAG GTTCATAAGATTGTTGATTTATCTCCATTTCCGGATCGAGAAGCGATGTGGTATCTCGAAGTTTTGGAAGCTTACAAACTTTTCTACCAGCCCCTCATTGAAGAATTCATATGA
- the LOC105783041 gene encoding uncharacterized protein LOC105783041 isoform X2, whose amino-acid sequence MQVCHIIIYIQEGSCFDTQNLKKFRVLQAAKHALIPYVKSQTTPPLPSRPHSSSSSRPLTTATAANTSPGRSGGMLGRNASAISVMLGLGSHTSLFPGQCTPVMLFVFVDDFSDVPNSSANSSEESVKAPSLNHASSSSSLAKPALPMKGSASVVMLARPASKSEGGFRKKLQSSLEAQIRFLIKKCRTLSGSEGSHGGSRSGSVSNSAPLFSLDASRAVVLLDKSTCKRRESLEFAIGLVEDVLNGKATSDSFLLETHSQSSNKEDLSSLKEFIYRQSDILRGRGGLVANTNSGPAAGVGMVAVAAAAAAASTASAASAKTLTTPELPTLDIWLSSSQLILHGLLSAKRRCIDETEIGKRKPRRGTIAGQSEGLASRSSESLDIAVSWLESGKGLNTKFSSLWCERALPAAKDIYLKDLPACYPTSQHEAHLQKALHAFHSMVRGPAVELFAKKLEEECTSMWESGRQLCDAVSLTGKPCLHQRHDLQTDELPSGTLTKRHSSGYVFLHACACGRTRRLRSDPFDFESANITSNCFPDCDKLLLALQLPEVSSKGPIQSYSWSLIRIGSSRYYEPSKGLLQSGFSATEKFLLKWKILLEKQKTPNGLSTRTMQLGSVGRSSSDSKPEFNADAQLKKASSTEFCSGEIETAVENPRKPLEISKFNGNKISFGRGLPNFTMKKPFSEVVAGSAATDSGFPPLQQRKQPLSGSEKGIKKNKASALSLEGAHATVAQGSQKPVKMSVMQNMNQVSSDGSTAADSDPFLRIGSNFVPVNVSNDEKAKPNSDTKYVMAYVGFEHECPHGHRFLLNPEHLNQLGPSYSLFEESHTACSVEASDHTLADSSKLRKNGGQGKVNLNTNGVIAAATPVNKVKNKDEAKKVVANSNVFKDGLTQLSMPEDHNKTPVNAAGVPVAGKDLEKGFHAVSLDDSGSAFSMLNRDLPIYLKCPHCRSSRNKKEPPKVKFAGTISQLQRIFVVTPPFPVVLATCPVIQFKASCLPATVPDREQKLQFSLGCKVLLPPESFLILRLPFMYGVELDDKSVHSLNPFEDKPEVTGWVVMGTTLQLMSKGSGLNEGFYK is encoded by the exons ATGCAGGTCTGccatataatcatatatattcagGAGGGATCTTGCTTtgatactcaaaatttgaaaaaatttcgggTGTTGCAAGCTGCTAAGCATGCATTAATCCCATATGTGAAATCTCAAACAACACCACCATTGCCGTCAAGGCCTCATTCTTCTTCGTCTTCTCGCCCTTTGACAACAGCAACTGCTGCCAACACTTCTCCAGGTAGAAGTGGTGGCATGTTGGGACGAAATGCTTCAGCTATCTCTGTCATGTTAGGTTTAGGTTCCCATACTTCTTTGTTTCCAGGTCAGTGTACTCCAGTGATGctatttgtttttgttgatgACTTCTCTGATGTACCAAATTCTAGTGCTAATAGTAGTGAAGAGTCAGTAAAGGCACCCTCACTTAATCATGCTTCTAGTTCAAGCAGTTTAGCAAAGCCAGCCTTGCCTATGAAAGGTTCTGCTTCTGTAGTAATGTTAGCACGTCCTGCAAGTAAATCGGAAGGTGGATTTCGGAAGAAACTGCAGTCATCCCTTGAGGCACAGATCCgctttttaattaagaaatgtcGAACACTCTCAGGTTCAGAAGGCAGCCATGGTGGGTCAAGAAGTGGGAGTGTTTCAAATTCAGCTCCTCTATTTTCTCTTGATGCATCTAGGGCTGTTGTACTTCTTGACAAGTCAACATGTAAGAGAAGGGAATCTCTGGAGTTCGCCATTGGTCTTGTGGAAGATGTTTTGAATGGAAAAGCAACGTCAGATTCGTTTTTGCTCGAAACTCATAGTCAGAGTTCAAACAAAGAGGATCTATCATCTTTGAAGGAATTTATCTACAGGCAGTCAGATATTTTGAGGGGAAGAGGGGGACTGGTTGCTAACACCAACAGTGGCCCTGCTGCTGGTGTTGGTATGGTGGCTGTTGCTGCCGCTGCCGCCGCTGCCTCAACTGCCTCAGCCGCCTCTGCGAAGACTTTGACCACCCCTGAACTCCCAACTTTAGATATATGGCTGTCTTCTAGTCAGCTTATTCTACATGGGCTGCTCTCTGCAAAGCGTAGGTGTATAGATGAAactgaaattggtaaaagaaaacCTCGTCGAGGTACCATTGCTGGGCAGAGTGAAGGGCTTGCTTCTAGAAGCAGTGAATCTCTAGATATTGCAGTATCATGGTTGGAAAGTGGTAAAGGGCTTAACACAAAGTTCTCTAGTTTGTGGTGTGAAAGGGCCCTTCCAGCTGCAAAAGATATTTATTTGAAAGACTTGCCTGCTTGTTATCCCACATCACAGCATGAAGCTCATTTACAGAAGGCTTTGCATGCTTTTCACTCGATGGTCAGGGGACCTGCAGTGGAACTTTTTGCAAAGAAGCTGGAGGAAGAATGCACGTCAATGTGGGAATCTGGAAGGCAACTTTGTGATGCTGTTAGTTTGACTGGAAAACCATGTTTGCACCAAAGACATGATCTTCAGACCGATGAGTTGCCTTCAGGAACTTTGACGAAGCGTCATTCAAGTGGATATGTCTTTCTTCATGCTTGTGCTTGTGGTCGAACACGGCGATTGCGGTCTGATCCTTTTGATTTTGAATCGGCAAACATTACCTCCAATTGCTTTCCTGATTGTGATAAGCTTCTGTTAGCGCTCCAGCTACCAGAAGTAAGCAGCAAAGGACCAATTCAGTCATATTCTTGGAGTTTGATTCGTATTGGCAGTTCAAGGTACTATGAACCTTCTAAAGGCTTACTTCAGAGTGGGTTCAGTGCCACTGAGAAGTTCCTTTTAAAGTGGAAAATACTTTTAGAGAAACAGAAAACCCCAAATGGCTTATCAACAAGAACTATGCAACTAGGTTCTGTGGGTAGGTCAAGCAGCGATTCTAAGCCTGAGTTCAATGCTGATGCTCAGTTAAAGAAGGCTAGTTCCACAGAGTTCTGTTCTGGAGAAATCGAGACTGCTGTTGAAAATCCAAGAAAACCCTTGGAAATCAGCAAGTTCAATGGTAACAAGATCAGTTTTGGTAGAGGCCTTCCCAATTTCACAATGAAAAAACCTTTTTCAGAAGTTGTTGCTGGATCAGCAGCTACAGATTCAGGATTCCCTCCTCTTCAGCAGAGGAAACAACCTTTATCGGGGtcagaaaaaggaataaagaaaaataaggcAAGTGCACTGAGTTTGGAAGGGGCTCATGCAACTGTTGCTCAAGGATCTCAAAAACCTGTAAAGATGTCTGTTATGCAAAACATGAATCAAGTAAGTTCTGATGGTAGCACAGCTGCAGATAGTGACCCTTTTCTACGAATAGGCAGTAATTTTGTTCCTGTGAATGTGAGCAATGATGAGAAGGCAAAACCAAACTCAGACACGAAGTATGTGATGGCATATGTTGGTTTTGAGcacgaatgcccacatggccatCGTTTCTTATTGAACCCAGAGCATCTCAATCAACTTGGGCCTTCATATTCATTGTTTGAAGAATCTCATACCGCTTGTTCGGTGGAAGCTTCAGACCATACATTGGCAGATTCTTCAAAGTTGAGGAAGAATGGTGGGCAGGGTAAAGTTAATCTGAATACAAATGGTGTTATTGCTGCTGCTACTCCTGTAAACAAGGTGAAAAACAAGGATGAGGCAAAAAAGGTGGTAGCAAATAGTAATGTCTTTAAAGATGGGCTGACACAGCTTTCTATGCCTGAGGACCATAATAAGACACCTGTGAATGCAGCAGGTGTGCCTGTCGCTGGAAAAGACCTTGAAAAAGGCTTCCATGCTGTTAGCCTTGATGATAGTGGATCCGCTTTCTCCATGTTGAATAGAGATTTACCAATATACCTGAAGTGTCCGCACTGCAGGTCTTCCAGGAACAAAAAGGAACCACCTAAGGTTAAGTTTGCTGGCACAATATCACAGCTTCAGAGAATTTTTGTG GTCACACCTCCCTTTCCTGTTGTTCTGGCAACTTGTCCAGTTATACAATTTAAG GCATCTTGCTTGCCCGCAACGGTTCCAGACCGTGAGCAAAAGTTGCAGTTCAGCCTTGGATGTAAAGTGCTCTTACCACCCGAGAGTTTTCTAATACTGAGACTGCCATTTATGTATGGTGTAGAACTGGATGATAAAAGTGTGCATTCTCTGAATCCCTTTGAAGATAAACCCGAAGTTACTGGTTGGGTTGTTATGGGCACAACATTGCAACTTATGTCCAAAGGAAGTGGTCTCAATGAGGGATTTTATAAATAG
- the LOC105783118 gene encoding aspartic proteinase 36, whose translation MAAVFRAWVVITVVITEAAVVGGFPATFKLERSIPLASHELELSELVERDRLRHGRLLESSSVGVVGFPVSGTYDPFIVGLYYTKLQLGSPPREFNVQIDTGSDVLWVGCNSCNGCPKSSGLKIPLNFFDPGSSSTASLVSCSDQRCSSGIQVSDSTCSGSSNQCSYTFQYGDGSGTSGYYVSDLLHFNTILPGHTTGNATASIMFGCSMLHTGKLTDSHRAVDGIFGFGQQSLSVISQLSSQRVTPRTFSHCLKGNDDGGGILVLGEIVEPDMVYTPLVPSMPHYNIDLRSISVGGQVLSIDASVFSTSINHGAIIDSGTTLSYLADEAYNAFIDAINNAVSEHVHPVLSHGNQCYLITDSIDHIFPEASLNFAGGAALILHPEDYLIQQNPIGGSAVWCIGFKTIEGQKLTILGDLVMKDKIFVYDLEKQQIGWVNYDCSSSVNVSVNTEPGKTKFVNARPINNSSSPDELQTTVALLLNMFMLAGLLLL comes from the exons ATGGCGGCAGTTTTTCGCGCCTGGGTTGTGATAACGGTGGTGATTACGGAGGCCGCGGTGGTGGGTGGTTTTCCGGCGACTTTCAAACTGGAGAGAAGCATTCCGTTGGCGAGTCATGAACTCGAGCTGAGTGAACTAGTAGAACGTGATAGACTCAGGCATGGAAGGTTGTTGGAGTCCTCGTCGGTTGGTGTCGTGGGTTTTCCGGTTTCAGGAACCTACGATCCGTTTATCgttgg gctatattatacaaaattacaattagGTTCTCCTCCAAGGGAATTCAATGTACAGATTGATACAGGGAGTGATGTTTTATGGGTTGGCTGTAATTCCTGCAATGGCTGTCCTAAATCCAGTGGACTTAAA ATTCCACTTAATTTTTTTGATCCTGGAAGCTCATCAACAGCTTCATTAGTCTCATGTTCAGACCAAAGATGTAGTTCCGGTATCCAAGTGTCGGATTCCACCTGTTCGGGTTCGAGCAATCAATGTAGTTACACATTTCAATACGGAGATGGTAGTGGAACGTCAGGTTATTACGTATCGGATTTGTTGCATTTCAATACAATTCTCCCAGGACACACGACTGGCAATGCTACAGCTTCCATCATGTTCGG GTGTAGCATGTTACATACTGGAAAATTGACAGACTCGCATAGAGCGGTTGATGGGATCTTTGGGTTCGGGCAACAGAGTTTGTCCGTAATCTCACAACTTTCATCTCAACGAGTAACACCGAGAACATTTTCCCATTGCTTAAAAGGAAATGATGATGGCGGCGGTATACTTGTTCTCGGCGAGATCGTGGAGCCGGATATGGTTTATACTCCGCTTGTCCCGTCAAT GCCTCACTATAATATTGATTTGCGGAGCATTTCAGTCGGAGGGCAAGTTTTATCGATCGACGCATCAGTGTTCTCAACATCAATCAACCATGGAGCAATAATTGATTCAGGAACAACTTTATCGTACCTAGCCGATGAAGCTTACAATGCTTTTATCGATGCT ATCAATAATGCTGTTTCGGAACATGTGCACCCTGTTCTTTCCCATGGAAACCAATGCTACCTAATAACCGACAG CATTGATCACATATTTCCTGAAGCTAGTTTGAACTTTGCCGGTGGTGCAGCATTGATTTTACATCCCGAGGATTATCTTATCCAGCAGAATCCTATT GGTGGTTCTGCAGTTTGGTGCATTGGCTTTAAGACAATCGAGGGTCAAAAGTTAACAATTTTAGGAG ATCTTGTTATGAAAGACAAAATCTTTGTTTACGACTTGGAAAAACAACAGATCGGATGGGTGAACTATGATT GTTCATCATCTGTCAATGTCTCCGTAAATACTGAACCGGGAAAAACCAAATTCGTCAATGCGAGGCCGATAAACAACAGTTCGTCACCAGATGAACTCCAGACCACTGTAGCTTTACTTCTGAATATGTTCATGCTTGCCGGTCTACTCCTTTTGTAG
- the LOC105783119 gene encoding magnesium transporter MRS2-11, chloroplastic, whose amino-acid sequence MALTPPPSPNLLQVSVKSSSSPCLSPSVHYLLFGSPCSNASPFLLQKSGLPLLPVAVKPSSLERKIKCFITRSYTKEDRLNEPETFSAEDVAGGDDEDGGSEDLDLQQNRGSAVASPRIASSSSDSLSLGIREPVYEVLEVKSNGVVSTSRINRRQLLKSSGLRPRDIRSVDPSLFLTNSAPSILVREHAILLNLGSLRAIAMRDCVLIFEYNRKGGQAFMDTLLPRLNNMNGGPCMPFELEVVEAALLSRTQRLEQRLMDLEPRVQALLEELPKKLTVDILEQLRISKQTLVELCSRAGALRQMLLDLLEDPHEIRRICIMGRNCTLKRGTDDVECSLPLEKLIAEEEEEEIEMLLENYLQRCESCHGQAERLLDSAKEMEDSISVNLSSRRLEVSKVELLLQVGTFCVAVGALVAGIFGMNLKSYLEYHMFAFWVTTAGIIVGGVVAFFLIYSYLRGRRIL is encoded by the exons atggCGCTAACTCCTCCTCCTTCGCCAAATCTTCTCCAAGTCTCAGTTAAATCTTCATCGTCTCCTTGTCTATCACCGTCCGTACATTACCTTCTCTTCGGTTCTCCATGCTCCAACGCTTCCCCGTTTCTGCTTCAAAAGAGCGGGCTTCCGCTGCTTCCCGTGGCGGTGAAACCTTCTTCTTTGGAGCGGAAGATCAAGTGCTTCATTACAAGATCGTACACGAAAGAAGACCGTTTGAACGAGCCGGAAACATTTTCCGCCGAGGATGTCGCCGGAGGCGATGATGAAGATGGAGGGAGTGAAGATCTGGACTTGCAGCAAAACCGTGGTTCTGCGGTTGCCTCGCCGAGGATTGCTTCGTCTTCCAGTGATTCACTCTCGCTTGGAATTCGCGAGCCTGTTTATGag GTGCTAGAAGTGAAGTCAAATGGAGTAGTATCTACAAGTAGGATAAATCGACGTCAATTACTGAAATCAAGTG gTCTTCGTCCTAGAGATATCCGAAGCGTTGATCCATCATTGTTTTTGACAAACTCGGCGCCATCTATTCTG GTACGAGAGCATGCGATTCTCCTTAATCTGGGATCATTACGAGCAATAGCAATGCGAGACTGTGTTCTTATATTCGAATATAATCG TAAAGGCGGACAGGCTTTTATGGACACATTGTTGCCTCGACTGAATAACATGAATGGAGGGCCATGTATGCCTTTCGAGCTTGAG GTTGTTGAAGCAGCATTACTTTCAAGAACACAGCGTTTGGAGCAGAGACTGATGGATTTAGAACCTCGT GTTCAAGCTCTGCTTGAAGAGTTGCCTAAAAAATTAACCGTTGACATATTGGAGCAACTTCGTATCAGCAAGCAGACTTTG GTTGAATTGTGTTCAAGAGCAGGGGCGCTTAGACAAATGCTGCTTGATCTTTTGGAGGACCCCCATGAAATACGTCGAATATGTATTATGGGAAGAAACTGTACTTTGAAAAGGGGAACTGATGACGTGGAATGTTCTCTACCCTTAGAAAAGTTGATTGCTGAAG AAGAGGAGGAAGAGATCGAGATGCTTTTGGAGAACTATCTTCAAAG ATGTGAATCTTGCCATGGTCAGGCAGAAAGGCTTCTTGATTCTGCAAAAGAAATGGAAGATTCTATTTCTGTCAACTTGAG CTCTCGAAGGCTTGAGGTAAGCAAAGTGGAACTACTTCTTCAGGTTGGGACATTTTGCGTGGCAGTTGGGGCTCTAGTAGCAG GTATATTCGGCATGAACTTGAAGTCCTACCTGGAATATCATATG TTTGCTTTTTGGGTCACCACAGCGGGGATTATTGTTGGTGGTGTGGTGGCGTTTTTTCTCATTTATTCATATCTGAGAGGTAGGAGAATTCTTTAA